A single window of Corythoichthys intestinalis isolate RoL2023-P3 chromosome 21, ASM3026506v1, whole genome shotgun sequence DNA harbors:
- the si:ch1073-416j23.1 gene encoding rac GTPase-activating protein 1 isoform X1: MAASRLITEELVALFVQRISAFENATNAELEFIEVAKNFESVRKRWLHAETELKKYKELLVKSDVAKAALEVKLKHARNQLDVEMRKRCKVENDYQYLQKQMQLMCDILVHDSKSGACLNAEQKSLLAAFEHKGANKSLRRSGKRLSAIDESSFCWHSDISYDRTDDDVAADSEVASLTRRFQCSDATSMKPLRSRARERRRSSMGLPLAAPVTKTDQIVSTWPQEPKIVEKTDETAVKEQFTTPETEDHGHAAVGTLRDTPEAKDARDDGGAEKEKCQTHVFLSKTVIRPEVCSPCGKRIRFGKVAVKCRNCRVVCHTECKVQCGARCAVVGGTGLSEASGRYGSGGFRVSAHRASLEGLAPAERPRIPALVVQCVKEIERRGLQERGLYRVPGGERQIKELRDGFLAAKAQLQLSSVSDIHVVCGLLKDFLRKLKEPLLTFKLHGDFAAAAEMSDERKSSAAVMRAVAELPGPNRDTLAFLVLHFYKVIRSPRCQMDKNNISRVFGPTLVGHGLAEPSPSTVVRDANAQPKVIYGLLSLPEDYWRHLLAVRTPSSQKGADGTRGPVRFFEPLMSPEVKENHFQIHVGKGEPSRRFFTSPT, encoded by the exons ATGGCGGCATCTCGACTCATCACGGAGGAGCTCGTAGCGCTCTTTGTCCAGAGAATCTCCGCGTTTGAAAACGCCACAAACGCCGAGCTGG AGTTTATCGAGGTGGCCAAAAACTTTGAGAGCGTCAGGAAGCGTTGGCTGCACGCCGAGACGGAGCTCAAAAAGTACAAGGAGTTGCTGGTCAAGTCGGACGTGGCCAAAGCGGCGCTGGAGGTCAAACTCAAGCATGCCCGCAACCAGCTGGATGTGGAGATGAGGAAACGCTGCAAGGTGGAAAACGACTATCAGTACCTG CAGAAGCAGATGCAACTCATGTGCGACATCCTCGTTCACGACAGCAAGTCCGGCGCGTGTTTGAACGCAGAGCAGAAATCCCTCTTGGCCGCATTTGAACACAAAGGCGCAAATAAGTCTTTGCGCCGCAGCGGCAAACG GTTGTCCGCCATCGACGAGTCATCCTTCTGTTGGCACTCCGACATCAGCTACGATCGCACGGACGACGATGTGGCGGCGGACTCGGAGGTGGCTAGCTTAACTCGCCGCTTTCAGTGCTCGGACGCGACGTCGATGAAACCTCTGCGCTCGCGAGCCCGAGAGAGGAGG CGGTCGTCGATGGGTCTGCCGCTTGCCGCGCCCGTAACGAAGACGGACCAGATTGTTTCCACTTGGCCGCAGGAGCCAAAAATTGTGGAGAAG ACTGATGAGACCGCTGTCAAGGAACAATTCACGACCCCCGAGACCGAAGATCACGGCCACGCGGCGGTCGGAACTCTGCGGGACACGCCTGAGGCAAAAGACGCCAGAG ATGACGGCGGAGCGGAGAAGGAGAAATGTCAGACTCACGTCTTTCTCTCCAAAACT GTGATCCGGCCCGAGGTGTGCTCGCCTTGCGGGAAGAGAATCCGCTTTGGCAAGGTGGCGGTCAAGTGCAGAAACTGCCGCGTGGTTTGTCACACGGAGTGCAAAGTCCAATGCGGCGCGAGGTGCGCCGTCGTCGGCGGTACCGGTCTTTCGGAGGCTTCCGGACGATACGGGAGCGGCGGTTTTCGAGTCTCTGCTCATCGAGCTTCGCTAGAGGGTTTGGCTCCCGCCGAACGTCCTAGGATCCCCGCGCTCGTCGTCCAGTGCGTGAAAGAGATCGAGAGGCGGGGCTTACAGGAG CGCGGCCTTTACAGAGTCCCCGGCGGCGAGCGTCAGATAAAGGAGTTGCGCGACGGCTTCTTGGCCGCTAAAGCGCAGCTGCAGCTGAGTAGCGTTTCGGACATCCACGTGGTTTGCGGCCTCCTGAAAGATTTCCTCAGGAAGCTGAAAGAACCTCTGCTTACCTTCAAGCTCCACGGCGACTTTGCCGCCGCCGCGG AGATGAGCGACGAGCGGAAGAGTTCCGCCGCCGTGATGCGAGCCGTCGCGGAGCTTCCCGGGCCCAACAGAGACACGCTGGCCTTCCTCGTCCTgcatttctacaa GGTGATTCGAAGTCCTCGCTGTCAGATGGACAAGAATAATATCTCGCGAGTGTTTGGACCCACGCTCGTCGGACACGGACTGGCCGAGCCGTCGCCGTCGACCGTCGTGCGCGACGCAAACGCTCAGCCGAAG GTCATTTACGGCTTGTTGTCACTCCCCGAAGACTACTGGAGGCATCTCCTCGCCGTCCGGACGCCCTCGTCTCAAAAAGGCGCCGACGGAACACGAGGACCGG TTCGATTCTTTGAGCCGCTGATGTCTCCCGAAGTGAAAGAAAACCACTTTCAAATTCACGTGGGAAA GGGTGAGCCATCGAGGAGGTTTTTTACATCACCCACCTGA
- the si:ch1073-416j23.1 gene encoding rac GTPase-activating protein 1 isoform X2 yields MAASRLITEELVALFVQRISAFENATNAELEFIEVAKNFESVRKRWLHAETELKKYKELLVKSDVAKAALEVKLKHARNQLDVEMRKRCKVENDYQYLKQMQLMCDILVHDSKSGACLNAEQKSLLAAFEHKGANKSLRRSGKRLSAIDESSFCWHSDISYDRTDDDVAADSEVASLTRRFQCSDATSMKPLRSRARERRRSSMGLPLAAPVTKTDQIVSTWPQEPKIVEKTDETAVKEQFTTPETEDHGHAAVGTLRDTPEAKDARDDGGAEKEKCQTHVFLSKTVIRPEVCSPCGKRIRFGKVAVKCRNCRVVCHTECKVQCGARCAVVGGTGLSEASGRYGSGGFRVSAHRASLEGLAPAERPRIPALVVQCVKEIERRGLQERGLYRVPGGERQIKELRDGFLAAKAQLQLSSVSDIHVVCGLLKDFLRKLKEPLLTFKLHGDFAAAAEMSDERKSSAAVMRAVAELPGPNRDTLAFLVLHFYKVIRSPRCQMDKNNISRVFGPTLVGHGLAEPSPSTVVRDANAQPKVIYGLLSLPEDYWRHLLAVRTPSSQKGADGTRGPVRFFEPLMSPEVKENHFQIHVGKGEPSRRFFTSPT; encoded by the exons ATGGCGGCATCTCGACTCATCACGGAGGAGCTCGTAGCGCTCTTTGTCCAGAGAATCTCCGCGTTTGAAAACGCCACAAACGCCGAGCTGG AGTTTATCGAGGTGGCCAAAAACTTTGAGAGCGTCAGGAAGCGTTGGCTGCACGCCGAGACGGAGCTCAAAAAGTACAAGGAGTTGCTGGTCAAGTCGGACGTGGCCAAAGCGGCGCTGGAGGTCAAACTCAAGCATGCCCGCAACCAGCTGGATGTGGAGATGAGGAAACGCTGCAAGGTGGAAAACGACTATCAGTACCTG AAGCAGATGCAACTCATGTGCGACATCCTCGTTCACGACAGCAAGTCCGGCGCGTGTTTGAACGCAGAGCAGAAATCCCTCTTGGCCGCATTTGAACACAAAGGCGCAAATAAGTCTTTGCGCCGCAGCGGCAAACG GTTGTCCGCCATCGACGAGTCATCCTTCTGTTGGCACTCCGACATCAGCTACGATCGCACGGACGACGATGTGGCGGCGGACTCGGAGGTGGCTAGCTTAACTCGCCGCTTTCAGTGCTCGGACGCGACGTCGATGAAACCTCTGCGCTCGCGAGCCCGAGAGAGGAGG CGGTCGTCGATGGGTCTGCCGCTTGCCGCGCCCGTAACGAAGACGGACCAGATTGTTTCCACTTGGCCGCAGGAGCCAAAAATTGTGGAGAAG ACTGATGAGACCGCTGTCAAGGAACAATTCACGACCCCCGAGACCGAAGATCACGGCCACGCGGCGGTCGGAACTCTGCGGGACACGCCTGAGGCAAAAGACGCCAGAG ATGACGGCGGAGCGGAGAAGGAGAAATGTCAGACTCACGTCTTTCTCTCCAAAACT GTGATCCGGCCCGAGGTGTGCTCGCCTTGCGGGAAGAGAATCCGCTTTGGCAAGGTGGCGGTCAAGTGCAGAAACTGCCGCGTGGTTTGTCACACGGAGTGCAAAGTCCAATGCGGCGCGAGGTGCGCCGTCGTCGGCGGTACCGGTCTTTCGGAGGCTTCCGGACGATACGGGAGCGGCGGTTTTCGAGTCTCTGCTCATCGAGCTTCGCTAGAGGGTTTGGCTCCCGCCGAACGTCCTAGGATCCCCGCGCTCGTCGTCCAGTGCGTGAAAGAGATCGAGAGGCGGGGCTTACAGGAG CGCGGCCTTTACAGAGTCCCCGGCGGCGAGCGTCAGATAAAGGAGTTGCGCGACGGCTTCTTGGCCGCTAAAGCGCAGCTGCAGCTGAGTAGCGTTTCGGACATCCACGTGGTTTGCGGCCTCCTGAAAGATTTCCTCAGGAAGCTGAAAGAACCTCTGCTTACCTTCAAGCTCCACGGCGACTTTGCCGCCGCCGCGG AGATGAGCGACGAGCGGAAGAGTTCCGCCGCCGTGATGCGAGCCGTCGCGGAGCTTCCCGGGCCCAACAGAGACACGCTGGCCTTCCTCGTCCTgcatttctacaa GGTGATTCGAAGTCCTCGCTGTCAGATGGACAAGAATAATATCTCGCGAGTGTTTGGACCCACGCTCGTCGGACACGGACTGGCCGAGCCGTCGCCGTCGACCGTCGTGCGCGACGCAAACGCTCAGCCGAAG GTCATTTACGGCTTGTTGTCACTCCCCGAAGACTACTGGAGGCATCTCCTCGCCGTCCGGACGCCCTCGTCTCAAAAAGGCGCCGACGGAACACGAGGACCGG TTCGATTCTTTGAGCCGCTGATGTCTCCCGAAGTGAAAGAAAACCACTTTCAAATTCACGTGGGAAA GGGTGAGCCATCGAGGAGGTTTTTTACATCACCCACCTGA
- the LOC130909173 gene encoding transcription factor COE3-like, producing MFGIQDGLPRGFAASLKEEPSTGRSWMRSGLPETAAAAAESGLARAHFEKQPPSNLRKSNFFHFVLALYDRRGQPVEIERTSYLDFVEKDKEPGPEKTNNGIHYKLQLLYGNGVRAEQDLYVRLIDSISKQAIVYEGQDKNPEMCRVLLTHEIMCSRCCDKKSCGNRNETPSDPVVIDRFFLKFFLKCNQNCLKNAGNPRDMRRFQVAVSTTLDADGHVLAVSDNMFVHNNSKHGRRARRPDPSEACPCIKAVSPGEGWTTGGAAVILIGENFFDGLQVVFGSMLVWSELITPHAIRVQSPPRHIPGVVEVTLSYKSKHFCKGAPGRFVYTALNEPTIDYGFQRLQKVIPRHPGDPERLPKEVLLKRAADTVEALYGMPHGNQEMILKRAADVAEALYGVPRSAAQIPAPDAPTHGAVDSFAVDRAAQGGYARNGRPSPRGYAPGSAPQQSNYGDGIDGYAGAANLGAASSAGFLDGSSAGSPYGILSSGPASNCSSAHGVFAFSANVKAKSAFAPVVRPASSPPHDICGLQAMSGLAVPPM from the exons ATGTTCGGGATCCAGGACGGACTCCCGCGAGGCTTCGCGGCCAGCCTGAAGGAGGAACCGTCCACGGGTCGCTCCTGGATGCGTTCCGGCCTGCCGGagaccgccgccgccgccgccgagag CGGCTTGGCCCGAGCCCACTTTGAGAAGCAGCCGCCGTCCAACCTGCGCAAGTCCAATTTCTTCCATTTCGTCCTGGCGCTTTACGACCGCCGAGGGCAGCCGGTGGAAATCGAGAGGACGTCCTACCTGGACTTTGTGGAGAAGGACAAG GAACCCGGCCCGGAAAAAACCAACAACGGAATTCATTACAAACTTCAGCTGCTCTACGGCAACG GCGTGAGAGCGGAGCAGGACCTCTACGTTCGACTCATCGATTCCATCAGCAAACAG GCGATCGTCTACGAAGGTCAAGACAAGAATCCCGAGATGTGTAGAGTTCTGCTGACCCACGAGATCATGTGCAG TCGCTGCTGCGACAAGAAAAGCTGCGGCAACAGAAACGAGACGCCTTCGGATCCCGTCGTCATCGACAG ATTTTTCCTCAAGTTCTTCCTCAAGTGTAACCAGAACTGTCTGAAGAACGCCGGCAACCCGAGAGACATGAGGAGGTTCCAG GTGGCGGTGTCCACGACGCTCGACGCGGACGGACACGTCCTTGCCGTCTCGGACAACATGTttgtgcacaacaactccaaacACGGGCGGCGAGCTCGGAGACCGGACCCGTCCGAAG CGTGTCCGTGCATCAAGGCCGTGAGCCCCGGCGAAGGTTGGACGACGGGGGGCGCCGCCGTCATCCTCATCGGGGAGAACTTCTTCGACGGCCTTCAGGTGGTCTTCGGGAGCATGTTGGTGTGGAGCGAG CTCATCACGCCGCACGCCATACGCGTGCAAAGTCCCCCCCGGCACATCCCCGGGGTGGTCGAGGTCACCTTGTCCTACAAGTCCAAGCACTTCTGCAAAGGGGCGCCCGGGCGCTTCGTCTACACGG CGTTAAACGAGCCCACCATCGATTACGGATTCCAGAGGTTACAGAAGGTCATTCCTCGTCACCCGGGAGACCCGGAGAGGCTGCCCAAG GAAGTGCTACTGAAGCGAGCCGCCGACACGGTGGAAGCCTTGTACGGAATGCCGCACGGCAACCAG GAGATGATCCTGAAGCGCGCCGCGGACGTGGCCGAAGCGCTCTACGGCGTCCCGCGGAGCGCCGCGCAGATCCCCGCGCCCGACGCGCCTACGCACGGCGCCGTCGACTCGTTCGCCGTCGACCGGGCCGCTCAAG GTGGCTACGCTCGCAACGGGCGGCCGTCGCCCCGCGGCTACGCCCCCGGCTCCGCCCCGCAGCAGAGTAACTACGGCGACGGCATCGACGGCTACGCCGGCGCGGCTAACCTCGGGGCGGCTTCCTCCGCCGGCTTTCTCGACGGATCCTCCGCCGGTTCGCCCTACGGCA TCCTGTCGAGCGGTCCCGCGTCCAACTGTAGCTCCGCCCACGGCGTCTTCGCCTTCTCCGCAAACGTGAAAGCCAAGAGCGCCTTCGCGCCCGTGGTGAGACCCGCCTCCTCGCCGCCGCACGACATCTGCGGGCTGCAAG CCATGTCGGGCCTGGCGGTGCCGCCCATGTAG
- the LOC130909167 gene encoding rho GTPase-activating protein SYDE1 isoform X1: MAQPLLKRTFSRLRGKDRSRRKTEPEDAAVRRSGSPSPPMTRKSPEAEPPPLGRVTKRQRWQGRESPDAWPNSGADGNGSTRDGVAEGSFRSDGSNGTPVLRPSTQRSAPRPAGDEPSVARAYLQSLDRSSRAWVLSSGKSEASDEARGRRESGGHIWYNPIPEEERPAARAGSRKESGPGLAETSAEKDGVPSEVVAAVTEDPDSRTAVPKRGGVMDRLRSPGTVRKLSLKMKKLPELGRKLSLRSSRVGQGSDGTGGAAKTAPDRNVISRYHLDSSAPPAGRSPIGRAASKGGYLSDGDSPDRSPGDSGSFPLYRAPEASRRCRRTTGLLTVHLLGLDQIQTKPSDAGKEIFLAIQIDGTTRARTSLLSLRGGGVSLNHTFRLELERARLLRVVVLTPARPESDRLKNTVCCLGGVAIPPLFKGSRCQQLCVKLEPGGLLYIKLSLREEWDAQFAGNSAAPSNVFGVELRHLVEEEGSVSAVPLLIQKTVAEIERRGLKAVGLYRLCGSAAVKKELRDRFERDSSAVRLGEDLYPDINVITGILKDYLRELPSSLITATLYEAVKEAMTRRPPPVPPGDPDPRLAESTVALLTCLPAAERATLTLLLEHLSLVAHFSSRNRMTHQNLAVCFGPVLLKARREGPRGGRPGEDWPGAVDFKRHVEALHYLLRSWPVPVDRIPAEEAAVSRRGRDGAGRPDSPPPVNRYAGDWSVRGRHFPSGREADYDEVEGSDRGGQDEKKEAWFDGGSEALYAEDLDAPFNCRLSLKDFDRLIGDLDRELAKGINICT; encoded by the exons ATGGCCCAGCCTCTGCTCAAGAGAACCTTCTCCCGGCTGCGCGGCAAGGACAGATCTCGCCGGAAGACTGAGCCCGAAG ATGCGGCGGTCCGCCGAAGCGGTTCCCCTTCGCCGCCGATGACGAGAAAGTCCCCCGAGGCGGAGCCCCCACCGCTCGGCCGCGTGACTAAGAGGCAGCGTTGGCAAGGACGGGAATCTCCCGACGCGTGGCCAAACTCCGGCGCGGACGGAAACGGCTCGACGCGGGACGGGGTCGCCGAGGGCTCCTTCCGGAGCGACGGCTCGAACGGGACTCCCGTCCTCCGCCCTTCGACGCAGAGGTCGGCCCCGCGGCCGGCCGGCGACGAGCCGTCCGTCGCGCGGGCCTACCTGCAAAGCTTGGATCGTAGCAGTCGCGCCTGGGTGCTGTCTTCCGGAAAGTCCGAGGCTTCGGACGAGGCCCGCGGGCGGCGGGAAAGCGGCGGTCACATTTGGTACAACCCCATCCCCGAGGAGGAGCGTCCGGCCGCGCGAGCTGGCAGCCGGAAGGAGTCTGGGCCGGGCCTAGCGGAGACCTCGGCCGAGAAAGACGGCGTTCCTTCGGAAGTCGTCGCCGCTGTCACCGAAGACCCCG ACTCCCGGACCGCCGTCCCTAAGAGAGGCGGCGTGATGGACAGACTGAGGTCACCCGGCACGGTGAGGAAACTCTCCCTGAAGATGAAGAAACTTCCGGAACTCGGACGCAAACTCAGCCTGCGCTCGTCCCGCGTCGGGCAAGGGAGCGACGGAACGGGAGGCGCCGCAAAAACCGCTCCCGACCGCAACGTCATAAGTAGATATCACCTGGATAGCTCCGCCCCTCCCGCGGGGCGCTCGCCGATAGGACGCGCCGCCAGTAAAGGAG GTTATCTCAGCGACGGAGACTCTCCCGACAGGTCGCCCGGAGATTCGGGCTCATTCCCGCTGTACCGGGCTCCCGAAGCGTCGCGGCGCTGCCGGCGTACGACGGGTTTATTGACCGTTCACCTTCTGGGCCTGGACCAGATTCAGACAAAGCC GTCGGATGCGGGCAAAGAGATTTTTTTGGCGATCCAGATCGACGGAACGACACGAGCCAGGACTTCGCTCCTCAGCCTCCGAGGCGGCGGCGTTTCTTTGAACCACACTTTCCGCCTGGAGCTGGAGCGGGCGCGGCTGCTACGAGTGGTGGTGCTAACGCCAG CTCGCCCGGAGTCGGATCGGCTGAAGAACACGGTTTGCTGCCTGGGGGGAGTCGCTATCCCGCCGCTCTTTAAAG GATCTCGCTgtcagcagttgtgtgtgaagtTGGAACCCGGAGGTCTCCTTTACATCAAACTGTCACTGCGGGAAGAATGGGACGCGCAG TTTGCCGGCAACTCGGCAGCCCCGTCAAATGTGTTCGGGGTGGAACTGCGCCACCTGGTGGAGGAAGAAGGCTCCGTCTCTGCGGTTCCTTTGCTGATCCAGAAGACTGTGGCGGAGATTGAACGGCGAGGACTGAAG GCCGTGGGTCTGTACAGACTGTGCGGTTCCGCCGCGGTCAAGAAAGAGCTCAGGGATCGCTTCGAAAGGGACAGTTCGGCCGTCCGCCTCGGAGAGGATCTCTACCCCGACATAAACGTCATTACAG GAATACTGAAAGACTACCTGCGCGAGCTCCCGTCGTCGCTCATCACGGCCACTTTGTACGAGGCCGTTAAAGAAGCCATGACACGACGACCCCCGCCCGTCCCGCCGGGGGATCCTGACCCCCGCCTAGCCGAGAGCACCGTGGCGCTGCTGACTTGTCTGCCGGCAGCGGAGAGG GCCACTTTGACTTTACTGCTGGAGCACCTGAGTCTGGTGGCCCACTTCAGCTCTCGCAACAGGATGACGCACCAGAATCTGGCCGTCTGCTTCGGCCCGGTGCTCCTCAAGGCCCGGCGGGAAGGCCCGAGAGGGGGGAGGCCGGGAGAGGATTGGCCCGGCGCCGTGGATTTCAAGCGACACGTGGAGGCTTTGCACTACCTGCTGCGTTCGTGGCCCG TGCCCGTTGACCGAATcccggcggaggaggcggcggtGTCGCGACGAGGGAGGGACGGCGCGGGACGGCCGGACAGTCCGCCCCCCGTCAATCGCTACGCCGGCGACTGGAGCGTCCGCGGGCGACATTTTCCGTCGGGACGGGAAGCGGATTACGACGAGGTGGAGGGGAGCGACCGAG GCGGCCAAGACGAGAAGAAAGAAGCGTGGTTTGACGGAGGAAGCGAAGCGCTCTACGCGGAAGATTTGGACGCTCCGTTCAACTGTCGACTGAGCCTAAAGGACTTTGACCGCCTGATCGGCGACCTGGACCGAGAGCTGGCCAAAGGCATCAACATCTGCACGTAG
- the LOC130909167 gene encoding rho GTPase-activating protein SYDE1 isoform X2, whose product MAQPLLKRTFSRLRGKDRSRRKTEPEDAAVRRSGSPSPPMTRKSPEAEPPPLGRVTKRQRWQGRESPDAWPNSGADGNGSTRDGVAEGSFRSDGSNGTPVLRPSTQRSAPRPAGDEPSVARAYLQSLDRSSRAWVLSSGKSEASDEARGRRESGGHIWYNPIPEEERPAARAGSRKESGPGLAETSAEKDGVPSEVVAAVTEDPDSRTAVPKRGGVMDRLRSPGTVRKLSLKMKKLPELGRKLSLRSSRVGQGSDGTGGAAKTAPDRNVISRYHLDSSAPPAGRSPIGRAASKGGYLSDGDSPDRSPGDSGSFPLYRAPEASRRCRRTTGLLTVHLLGLDQIQTKPSDAGKEIFLAIQIDGTTRARTSLLSLRGGGVSLNHTFRLELERARLLRVVVLTPARPESDRLKNTVCCLGGVAIPPLFKGSRCQQLCVKLEPGGLLYIKLSLREEWDAQFAGNSAAPSNVFGVELRHLVEEEGSVSAVPLLIQKTVAEIERRGLKAVGLYRLCGSAAVKKELRDRFERDSSAVRLGEDLYPDINVITGILKDYLRELPSSLITATLYEAVKEAMTRRPPPVPPGDPDPRLAESTVALLTCLPAAERDDAPESGRLLRPGAPQGPAGRPERGEAGRGLARRRGFQATRGGFALPAAFVARAR is encoded by the exons ATGGCCCAGCCTCTGCTCAAGAGAACCTTCTCCCGGCTGCGCGGCAAGGACAGATCTCGCCGGAAGACTGAGCCCGAAG ATGCGGCGGTCCGCCGAAGCGGTTCCCCTTCGCCGCCGATGACGAGAAAGTCCCCCGAGGCGGAGCCCCCACCGCTCGGCCGCGTGACTAAGAGGCAGCGTTGGCAAGGACGGGAATCTCCCGACGCGTGGCCAAACTCCGGCGCGGACGGAAACGGCTCGACGCGGGACGGGGTCGCCGAGGGCTCCTTCCGGAGCGACGGCTCGAACGGGACTCCCGTCCTCCGCCCTTCGACGCAGAGGTCGGCCCCGCGGCCGGCCGGCGACGAGCCGTCCGTCGCGCGGGCCTACCTGCAAAGCTTGGATCGTAGCAGTCGCGCCTGGGTGCTGTCTTCCGGAAAGTCCGAGGCTTCGGACGAGGCCCGCGGGCGGCGGGAAAGCGGCGGTCACATTTGGTACAACCCCATCCCCGAGGAGGAGCGTCCGGCCGCGCGAGCTGGCAGCCGGAAGGAGTCTGGGCCGGGCCTAGCGGAGACCTCGGCCGAGAAAGACGGCGTTCCTTCGGAAGTCGTCGCCGCTGTCACCGAAGACCCCG ACTCCCGGACCGCCGTCCCTAAGAGAGGCGGCGTGATGGACAGACTGAGGTCACCCGGCACGGTGAGGAAACTCTCCCTGAAGATGAAGAAACTTCCGGAACTCGGACGCAAACTCAGCCTGCGCTCGTCCCGCGTCGGGCAAGGGAGCGACGGAACGGGAGGCGCCGCAAAAACCGCTCCCGACCGCAACGTCATAAGTAGATATCACCTGGATAGCTCCGCCCCTCCCGCGGGGCGCTCGCCGATAGGACGCGCCGCCAGTAAAGGAG GTTATCTCAGCGACGGAGACTCTCCCGACAGGTCGCCCGGAGATTCGGGCTCATTCCCGCTGTACCGGGCTCCCGAAGCGTCGCGGCGCTGCCGGCGTACGACGGGTTTATTGACCGTTCACCTTCTGGGCCTGGACCAGATTCAGACAAAGCC GTCGGATGCGGGCAAAGAGATTTTTTTGGCGATCCAGATCGACGGAACGACACGAGCCAGGACTTCGCTCCTCAGCCTCCGAGGCGGCGGCGTTTCTTTGAACCACACTTTCCGCCTGGAGCTGGAGCGGGCGCGGCTGCTACGAGTGGTGGTGCTAACGCCAG CTCGCCCGGAGTCGGATCGGCTGAAGAACACGGTTTGCTGCCTGGGGGGAGTCGCTATCCCGCCGCTCTTTAAAG GATCTCGCTgtcagcagttgtgtgtgaagtTGGAACCCGGAGGTCTCCTTTACATCAAACTGTCACTGCGGGAAGAATGGGACGCGCAG TTTGCCGGCAACTCGGCAGCCCCGTCAAATGTGTTCGGGGTGGAACTGCGCCACCTGGTGGAGGAAGAAGGCTCCGTCTCTGCGGTTCCTTTGCTGATCCAGAAGACTGTGGCGGAGATTGAACGGCGAGGACTGAAG GCCGTGGGTCTGTACAGACTGTGCGGTTCCGCCGCGGTCAAGAAAGAGCTCAGGGATCGCTTCGAAAGGGACAGTTCGGCCGTCCGCCTCGGAGAGGATCTCTACCCCGACATAAACGTCATTACAG GAATACTGAAAGACTACCTGCGCGAGCTCCCGTCGTCGCTCATCACGGCCACTTTGTACGAGGCCGTTAAAGAAGCCATGACACGACGACCCCCGCCCGTCCCGCCGGGGGATCCTGACCCCCGCCTAGCCGAGAGCACCGTGGCGCTGCTGACTTGTCTGCCGGCAGCGGAGAGG GATGACGCACCAGAATCTGGCCGTCTGCTTCGGCCCGGTGCTCCTCAAGGCCCGGCGGGAAGGCCCGAGAGGGGGGAGGCCGGGAGAGGATTGGCCCGGCGCCGTGGATTTCAAGCGACACGTGGAGGCTTTGCACTACCTGCTGCGTTCGTGGCCCG TGCCCGTTGA